One segment of Mycobacterium spongiae DNA contains the following:
- a CDS encoding MFS transporter: MTDTTSETGSWRELLTSYLGPSTVLAGGVGMYATNEFLTISLLPSTIADIGGARLYAWVTTLYLVGSVVAATTVNSVLRRLGARSSFLLGLAVFGAASLVCGAAPTMEVLIAGRALQGAAGGLLAGLGYALINTALPRSLWTRGSALVSAMWGVATVVGPAMGGVFAQLGMWRWAFAAMAILAALMAILVPMVLAAGPPTAVGEAVAAQPLRVPVWSLVLIGGAALAVSVASLPRSGAATAALMIVGTLLVVAAVVVDWRSDAAVLPLSVFGSGPLKWIYLAMSVQMMAVMVDTYVPLFGQRLGHLTPVAAGFLGAALAIGWTVSEIVSASLTSPRLIARVIVAAPLVMASGLALGAVTQRANAALGVVGLWAAALIVAGVGIGMAWPHLTVRAMVSVDDPSECGAAAAAINTVQLIAAAFGAGLAGVVVNTAEGGGVAAARWLYTAFAVVAAVGVIASYRATRRDRNSPR, from the coding sequence GTGACGGACACAACCAGCGAGACCGGCAGTTGGCGTGAGCTACTGACCAGCTATCTGGGACCGTCCACGGTGCTGGCGGGTGGCGTCGGGATGTACGCCACCAACGAGTTTCTGACGATCAGCCTGCTGCCGAGCACGATCGCCGATATCGGCGGCGCCCGGCTGTATGCCTGGGTAACCACGCTCTATTTGGTCGGGTCCGTGGTTGCGGCAACCACGGTCAACTCGGTCTTGCGCCGCTTGGGCGCCCGTTCGTCATTTCTGCTTGGCTTGGCAGTCTTCGGTGCGGCAAGCCTGGTGTGCGGGGCAGCGCCCACCATGGAGGTGCTGATCGCGGGACGCGCCCTGCAGGGCGCGGCCGGCGGCCTGCTGGCGGGTTTGGGCTATGCGCTTATCAACACGGCACTGCCGCGCTCATTGTGGACCCGCGGCTCGGCTCTGGTATCGGCGATGTGGGGGGTCGCAACGGTGGTCGGGCCCGCCATGGGTGGCGTTTTCGCGCAGCTGGGGATGTGGCGATGGGCGTTCGCTGCGATGGCCATTCTGGCTGCGCTGATGGCGATATTGGTGCCGATGGTGCTGGCGGCCGGGCCGCCGACGGCAGTCGGCGAGGCGGTGGCGGCCCAGCCGTTGCGGGTTCCGGTGTGGTCGTTGGTGCTGATTGGCGGTGCGGCTCTGGCAGTCAGCGTGGCCTCGCTTCCGCGCAGCGGCGCGGCCACCGCCGCGCTGATGATCGTCGGTACCTTGCTGGTGGTCGCGGCTGTAGTCGTTGATTGGCGCAGCGACGCAGCGGTGCTGCCGCTCAGCGTTTTTGGCTCAGGGCCGCTGAAATGGATCTATCTCGCGATGTCGGTGCAGATGATGGCGGTGATGGTCGACACCTACGTGCCGTTGTTCGGTCAGCGACTCGGGCATCTGACGCCGGTCGCGGCCGGATTCCTGGGCGCGGCGCTGGCGATCGGGTGGACCGTCAGCGAAATCGTCAGCGCGTCGCTGACTAGTCCCCGGCTCATTGCACGGGTGATAGTCGCTGCGCCGCTGGTCATGGCGTCTGGTCTAGCGCTGGGCGCCGTCACTCAACGGGCCAACGCGGCGCTCGGAGTCGTCGGCCTCTGGGCAGCGGCATTAATAGTCGCCGGAGTCGGCATCGGGATGGCCTGGCCGCATCTCACCGTGCGTGCCATGGTTTCCGTCGATGATCCTTCCGAATGCGGCGCGGCGGCCGCGGCGATCAATACAGTGCAGTTGATCGCGGCGGCTTTCGGGGCCGGGCTGGCTGGCGTTGTCGTCAACACCGCCGAAGGCGGAGGAGTGGCGGCGGCTCGCTGGCTGTACACGGCTTTTGCCGTGGTGGCAGCCGTCGGTGTGATCGCTTCCTACCGAGCGACACGGCGCGACCGCAACTCACCGCGTTGA
- a CDS encoding glycosyltransferase family 39 protein codes for MPGLTVDQPAAAPVAGQASAPVVKPVPPQRYRRLLDPLAIAVLAAVISGAWAGRPSLWFDEGATISASASRTLPELWRLLGHIDAVHGLYYLLMHGWFAIFPPTEFWSRVPSALAIGGAAAGVVVFARQFSGRPTALCAGAIFAILPRVTWAGIEARSSALSVAAAVWLTVLLVVAVRHHRLWRWPLYALVLMLSILVSINLVLLVLVHAAMMPLLANRGARKSPVIWWAITTAAALGAMTPFIMFAHGQVWQVRWISGLNRNLFLDVVHRQYFDHSVPFAILAGLTLVAAVAARLTGAKCPRGDTRRLLLASAAWIVIPTAVVLIYSATVEPIYYPRYLILTTPAAAVVLAVCIVTMARKASIVTAVVVLFALAAFPNYLFTQRGPYAKEGWDYSQVADVISAHAAPGDCLLVDNTVGWKPGPIRALLATRPGAFRSLIDVERGYYGPKVGALWDGHVAVWLTTAKINECPTLWTIANRDRSLPDHQVGQRLSPGPALARTAVYRFPSYLGFRIVERWQFHYSQVVKSTR; via the coding sequence ATGCCTGGCCTTACCGTTGACCAGCCCGCGGCGGCGCCCGTCGCGGGTCAGGCCTCGGCGCCCGTCGTGAAGCCGGTTCCCCCGCAGCGATACCGCAGGCTGCTCGACCCATTAGCAATCGCAGTACTGGCCGCCGTCATCAGCGGCGCATGGGCAGGCCGGCCATCGCTGTGGTTCGACGAGGGTGCGACGATTTCGGCTTCGGCCAGCCGAACCTTGCCCGAGCTGTGGCGACTGCTGGGCCACATCGACGCCGTGCACGGCCTCTACTACCTGCTCATGCACGGCTGGTTCGCTATCTTTCCGCCAACGGAATTCTGGTCGCGGGTTCCAAGCGCTCTGGCGATTGGTGGCGCAGCGGCCGGGGTTGTGGTTTTCGCCAGGCAGTTCTCCGGACGGCCTACGGCGCTGTGCGCGGGGGCCATTTTTGCCATCTTGCCCCGGGTGACGTGGGCGGGTATCGAAGCACGCTCTTCTGCGCTGTCGGTCGCGGCAGCCGTCTGGCTGACCGTGCTGCTGGTCGTTGCGGTCAGGCACCACCGGCTGTGGCGGTGGCCGCTGTATGCGCTGGTGCTAATGCTGTCCATCTTGGTCAGCATCAACCTGGTGCTCTTGGTCCTGGTGCACGCCGCGATGATGCCGCTGCTGGCCAATCGCGGGGCCCGGAAATCTCCGGTCATCTGGTGGGCGATCACCACGGCGGCCGCGCTGGGGGCCATGACGCCGTTCATCATGTTCGCCCACGGCCAGGTTTGGCAGGTCAGATGGATTTCGGGACTGAACCGAAACCTTTTTCTCGACGTTGTGCATCGGCAGTATTTCGATCACAGCGTTCCCTTCGCCATCCTGGCGGGCCTAACACTTGTTGCCGCCGTCGCGGCCCGTCTGACCGGGGCGAAGTGCCCCAGGGGTGACACCCGCCGGCTATTGCTCGCCAGCGCAGCCTGGATCGTCATTCCCACCGCCGTCGTCCTGATCTATTCGGCGACCGTCGAACCGATCTACTACCCGCGCTACCTGATACTCACTACCCCCGCGGCGGCCGTCGTCCTGGCGGTCTGCATCGTCACGATGGCCCGCAAAGCGTCGATCGTCACCGCTGTCGTGGTGCTCTTCGCCCTGGCCGCGTTCCCGAACTACTTGTTCACCCAGCGTGGCCCTTACGCCAAAGAGGGCTGGGACTACAGCCAGGTGGCCGATGTCATCAGCGCCCACGCCGCACCCGGGGACTGCCTCCTCGTCGACAACACCGTGGGTTGGAAGCCTGGACCGATCCGCGCATTACTGGCCACCAGGCCGGGGGCCTTCCGATCGCTGATTGACGTTGAGCGCGGCTATTACGGACCCAAGGTGGGCGCGCTGTGGGACGGCCACGTGGCCGTGTGGTTGACCACAGCCAAGATCAACGAATGCCCCACGTTGTGGACCATCGCCAACCGTGACCGGTCACTGCCCGATCATCAAGTCGGACAGCGGTTATCACCGGGTCCGGCCCTAGCGCGTACGGCCGTATACCGGTTCCCGAGCTATCTCGGCTTCCGGATTGTGGAGCGCTGGCAATTCCACTATTCGCAGGTCGTCAAGTCAACGCGGTGA
- a CDS encoding serine/threonine-protein kinase — translation MDEHQGNTRRFGARRRLGKNTHNPSTPDNPRPTRQALRARFHRRHSPTITQSGQPRAAERHGEAAASCPLISNGAAFAGYTILRRLGVGGMAEVYLALHPRLPRRDVIKVLAEALNGDGEFRERFNREADLAAPLWHPHIVGVHDRGEFNGRLWLSMDYVEGTDAARLVNERHQDGVPIHEVCAIVHAVASALDYAHAGGLLHRDVKPANILLTYPEAQEHRILLADFGLARHLGNVIGVTKTNVAVGTVAYAAPEQLMGSSIDGRADQYALAATVFHLLTGVPPFRDSNPVAVVGQHLNADPPRISGLRPDLAHLDEVFFKALAKQPDERFERCRAFAAAIAGELDAAVVLSRSTQSCAVVERPRSTGPLGAIAAMSVRCSSGTRWATALVCAVLTAVSLTWSVVYSVRPDGPQSNREPAASPQAPDPGAAPTISGPALNGTYKLDYDKTNLTADGVSVRRGGPSSNWWAFRSVCTTNGCAATGTLLDDAVHRVASSKDGGQVDTLRFVGGYWQGAPQRERVRCRQPNADVRVTQQEMVAWSLAPQADGTLLGTQIETIVSNECGAQGAVVRVPVVATRVGGVPAGVTLADPTGLANATNPPSTSPSPPVLGAFCSDVDRVAYGPTTSEQIVCEGNTWARAPVTVGVHTSGSSCDRPGTSVFAMSTSDDGYLLQCDPVTRTWTRPAG, via the coding sequence ATGGACGAGCACCAGGGAAACACCCGGCGTTTCGGCGCCCGGCGACGGCTTGGGAAGAATACGCACAATCCGAGCACTCCGGACAATCCGCGGCCAACCAGGCAGGCACTGCGCGCGCGCTTTCACCGGCGGCACTCACCGACCATCACGCAAAGCGGCCAGCCTCGGGCTGCAGAGCGCCACGGCGAGGCCGCCGCATCGTGCCCTCTGATAAGCAATGGAGCCGCGTTTGCCGGCTATACGATCTTGCGGCGGCTGGGTGTTGGCGGCATGGCCGAGGTCTATCTGGCTTTGCACCCCAGGTTGCCTCGTCGCGACGTGATCAAGGTCCTCGCCGAGGCGCTCAATGGCGATGGGGAGTTTCGCGAGCGGTTCAACCGGGAGGCCGATCTGGCCGCGCCCCTGTGGCACCCGCACATCGTCGGAGTCCATGATCGCGGCGAGTTCAATGGTCGGCTGTGGCTCTCTATGGACTATGTCGAAGGCACCGACGCCGCCCGGCTGGTCAACGAGCGCCACCAAGACGGGGTTCCGATTCATGAGGTGTGCGCCATCGTCCACGCCGTGGCCAGTGCGCTCGACTACGCACACGCGGGCGGCTTGCTGCACCGCGACGTGAAACCGGCGAACATCCTGCTGACATATCCCGAGGCACAGGAACACCGAATCCTGTTGGCAGACTTCGGTTTAGCTCGACACCTCGGCAACGTTATCGGTGTCACCAAGACCAATGTCGCGGTCGGGACAGTGGCCTACGCCGCGCCCGAACAGTTGATGGGGTCCAGCATCGATGGGCGAGCTGACCAGTATGCGTTGGCGGCCACGGTTTTTCATCTGCTCACTGGGGTGCCACCGTTTCGCGACTCCAACCCGGTTGCGGTAGTCGGTCAGCACCTGAACGCGGATCCGCCTCGGATCAGCGGACTCCGGCCGGATCTGGCGCACCTCGACGAGGTGTTCTTCAAAGCCCTTGCCAAACAACCCGACGAGAGGTTCGAGCGGTGTCGCGCGTTCGCCGCGGCCATCGCCGGCGAACTCGACGCCGCTGTCGTGCTGAGTCGGAGCACGCAGTCTTGCGCTGTGGTCGAGCGGCCGCGGTCGACTGGACCCCTCGGCGCCATTGCCGCCATGAGCGTCAGGTGTTCGTCGGGGACCCGGTGGGCGACCGCGCTGGTCTGTGCGGTGCTGACCGCAGTGTCGTTGACCTGGTCGGTCGTGTATTCCGTTCGACCAGACGGTCCGCAGTCCAACCGCGAGCCCGCTGCGAGCCCGCAGGCTCCTGATCCCGGCGCCGCTCCCACCATCTCTGGACCGGCGCTCAACGGCACCTACAAATTGGACTACGACAAGACCAATCTGACGGCTGACGGTGTGTCGGTCCGTCGTGGCGGACCCAGCTCGAACTGGTGGGCTTTCCGATCCGTGTGCACCACCAATGGTTGCGCGGCCACGGGCACTCTGCTGGATGATGCTGTCCACCGCGTGGCCAGCTCCAAGGACGGGGGCCAGGTCGATACCCTGCGGTTCGTCGGCGGATATTGGCAAGGTGCGCCGCAACGGGAGCGGGTGCGCTGTCGGCAGCCGAACGCGGACGTCAGGGTCACCCAGCAGGAGATGGTCGCGTGGTCGTTGGCGCCCCAGGCTGACGGCACCCTACTCGGTACGCAGATAGAGACCATTGTGTCCAATGAGTGCGGCGCCCAGGGAGCGGTTGTGCGAGTACCCGTGGTCGCCACTCGGGTCGGCGGTGTGCCGGCTGGGGTGACCTTGGCCGATCCCACCGGGCTCGCAAATGCGACGAACCCACCGTCTACGTCGCCGTCGCCGCCGGTCCTCGGCGCGTTCTGCAGCGACGTCGACAGGGTCGCCTACGGCCCGACCACCAGCGAGCAGATTGTCTGTGAGGGCAACACCTGGGCCAGAGCCCCCGTCACGGTGGGCGTTCATACCTCCGGAAGCTCATGCGATCGTCCGGGCACCTCCGTGTTCGCGATGTCCACCTCGGACGACGGCTACCTGCTGCAATGCGATCCGGTCACCCGGACGTGGACTCGCCCGGCCGGCTAG
- the uvrB gene encoding excinuclease ABC subunit UvrB, translating into MAFATEHPSTPAPVAHSEYRAVEEIVRTGGRFEVVSSYPPAGDQPFAIGELERRILAGERDVVLLGATGTGKSATTAWLIERLQRPTLVMAPNKTLAAQLANELREMLPHNAVEYFVSYYDYYQPEAYIAQTDTYIEKDSSINDDVERLRHSATSSLLSRRDVVVVASVSCIYGLGTPQSYLDRSVELTVDSEVPRDGLLRLLVDVQYTRNDVSFTRGSFRVRGDTVEIIPSYEELAVRIEYFGDEIEALYYLHPLTGEVIRQVDSLRIFPATHYVAGPERMAHAISTIEAELAERLAEFETQGKLLEAQRLRMRTNYDIEMMRQVGFCSGIENYSRHIDGRGSGSPPATLLDYFPEDFLLVIDESHVTVPQIGGMYEGDISRKRNLVEHGFRLPSACDNRPLTWEEFASRIGQTVYLSATPGPYELSQSEGEFVEQVIRPTGLVDPKVVVKPTKGQIDDLIGELRKRAQVDQRVLVTTLTKKMAEDLTDYLLEMGIRVRYLHSEVDTLRRVELLRQLRLGDYDVLVGINLLREGLDLPEVSLVAILDADKEGFLRSSRSLIQTIGRAARNVSGEVHMYADTITDSMKEAIDETERRRAKQIAFNEANGIDPQPLRKKIADILDQVYREAADTDAESIPVGGSGRNVSRGRRAQGEPGRAVSAGVFEGRDTSAMPRAELADLIKDLTAQMMAAARDLQFELAARFRDEIADLKKELRGMDAAGLM; encoded by the coding sequence ATGGCTTTCGCCACTGAACATCCGTCCACACCTGCCCCGGTCGCCCATTCGGAATATCGCGCTGTCGAGGAGATCGTGCGGACCGGCGGCCGGTTCGAGGTGGTCAGCTCCTACCCGCCCGCCGGAGACCAGCCGTTCGCTATCGGCGAGTTGGAGCGGCGGATTCTGGCAGGGGAGCGTGACGTGGTGCTGCTCGGCGCCACCGGCACCGGGAAGTCGGCGACCACCGCGTGGCTGATCGAACGCCTGCAACGGCCCACCCTCGTCATGGCGCCGAACAAGACATTGGCTGCGCAGCTGGCGAACGAGCTTCGAGAGATGTTGCCGCACAACGCAGTCGAGTACTTCGTGTCGTACTACGACTACTACCAACCCGAGGCGTACATTGCCCAGACCGACACCTATATCGAAAAGGACAGCTCCATCAACGACGATGTGGAGCGGCTGCGCCACTCCGCGACGTCGTCCCTGTTGTCACGTCGCGACGTGGTGGTGGTGGCGTCGGTGTCCTGCATCTACGGTCTGGGCACGCCGCAGTCGTACCTGGATCGCTCGGTTGAGCTGACGGTCGACAGCGAGGTGCCGAGGGATGGGCTGCTGCGGCTGCTCGTCGACGTGCAGTACACCCGCAATGACGTGTCGTTTACCCGCGGTTCGTTCCGGGTGCGCGGTGACACCGTGGAGATCATTCCTTCGTACGAAGAGCTGGCGGTTCGCATCGAGTACTTCGGCGATGAGATTGAGGCGTTGTACTACCTGCACCCGCTCACCGGTGAAGTCATCCGTCAGGTTGACTCGTTGCGAATCTTCCCCGCCACCCACTACGTGGCCGGTCCGGAGCGGATGGCGCACGCCATCTCCACCATCGAGGCGGAGCTCGCCGAGCGGCTCGCCGAATTCGAGACCCAGGGCAAGCTGCTGGAAGCTCAGCGGCTGCGCATGCGTACCAACTACGACATCGAAATGATGCGCCAAGTCGGGTTTTGCTCCGGCATCGAGAACTACTCCCGCCATATTGACGGCAGAGGGTCGGGCTCGCCGCCGGCGACCTTGCTTGACTACTTCCCGGAGGACTTTCTGCTGGTCATCGACGAGTCGCACGTCACCGTGCCGCAGATCGGCGGTATGTACGAGGGGGACATCTCGCGCAAGCGCAATCTCGTGGAGCACGGGTTCCGGTTGCCCTCGGCCTGCGACAACCGCCCGCTGACGTGGGAAGAGTTCGCGAGCCGGATTGGGCAGACGGTGTACCTGTCAGCCACCCCGGGGCCGTATGAGCTCAGCCAGTCTGAGGGCGAGTTCGTCGAGCAGGTGATCCGGCCAACCGGTCTGGTCGACCCGAAGGTGGTGGTCAAGCCGACGAAGGGCCAGATCGACGACCTGATCGGCGAGTTGCGCAAACGCGCCCAGGTTGACCAGCGGGTGCTGGTGACGACCCTGACCAAGAAGATGGCCGAAGACCTCACCGACTACCTGTTGGAAATGGGAATCCGGGTGCGCTATCTGCACTCCGAGGTCGACACGTTGCGTCGGGTTGAGCTCCTGCGCCAGCTGCGGCTGGGCGACTATGACGTCCTGGTCGGCATCAACCTGCTGCGGGAGGGGCTGGACCTGCCCGAGGTGTCGCTGGTGGCGATCCTCGACGCCGACAAAGAGGGTTTCCTGCGCTCGTCGCGCAGCCTGATCCAGACCATCGGCCGCGCCGCCCGCAACGTTTCCGGTGAAGTCCACATGTATGCCGACACGATCACCGACTCGATGAAAGAAGCCATCGACGAAACCGAACGTCGACGGGCAAAGCAGATCGCGTTCAACGAAGCCAACGGGATCGATCCGCAGCCGTTGCGCAAGAAGATCGCCGACATCCTCGACCAGGTGTACCGAGAGGCCGCTGATACCGACGCCGAATCCATCCCAGTAGGCGGGTCCGGGCGCAATGTGTCACGCGGTCGGCGCGCCCAAGGCGAGCCCGGACGCGCGGTGAGCGCCGGTGTATTCGAGGGTCGCGATACCTCCGCCATGCCGCGCGCCGAGCTGGCCGACCTCATCAAGGACCTCACCGCGCAGATGATGGCCGCCGCGCGGGACCTGCAGTTCGAACTAGCTGCCCGATTCCGCGACGAGATCGCCGACCTCAAGAAGGAATTGCGCGGTATGGACGCCGCCGGCCTGATGTGA
- a CDS encoding MBL fold metallo-hydrolase: MTTVDDDYTGHVDPGTAARRVLPGATIVKASVGPMDNNAYLVTCSATGETLLIDAANDADLLLDLIRRYAPKLSLIVTSHQHLDHWQALEAVASATGAPTAVHQIDAEPLPVKPDRFLANGDTVQIGELRLDVIHLRGHTPGSIALALDGPATGDVTQLFTGDCLFPGGVGKTWQPGDFTQLIEDVTTRVFDVYGDSTVVYPGHGDDTVLGAERPNLGEWRDRGW; this comes from the coding sequence ATGACTACCGTCGACGACGACTACACCGGACACGTCGACCCCGGAACGGCTGCCCGTCGTGTCCTGCCTGGCGCCACCATTGTGAAGGCGTCGGTGGGCCCCATGGACAACAACGCCTACTTGGTGACGTGTTCGGCGACTGGAGAAACGCTGTTGATCGACGCCGCCAACGACGCCGACCTCCTGCTCGACCTGATCCGGCGCTACGCGCCGAAGCTGTCCTTGATTGTGACCAGCCATCAGCACCTCGATCACTGGCAGGCTCTCGAAGCGGTGGCGTCGGCGACCGGTGCGCCGACCGCCGTTCACCAGATCGACGCCGAACCGCTGCCAGTCAAACCGGATCGCTTTCTGGCCAACGGCGATACCGTGCAAATCGGCGAGCTGCGACTCGACGTTATTCACCTGCGCGGACACACCCCGGGATCGATCGCCCTTGCCCTGGACGGACCCGCGACCGGCGACGTCACGCAGCTGTTCACCGGCGACTGCCTGTTCCCCGGAGGCGTCGGCAAAACGTGGCAACCCGGAGACTTCACCCAGCTGATCGAGGACGTCACCACCCGGGTGTTCGACGTCTACGGGGACTCCACCGTGGTCTACCCCGGCCACGGCGACGACACCGTACTAGGTGCCGAACGCCCGAATCTGGGCGAATGGCGTGATCGAGGCTGGTAG
- a CDS encoding universal stress protein: MSAYQTVVVGTDGSDSSMRAVDRAAKIAGEDATLVIASAYLPHHDDARAADVLKDESYKVTGSAPIYEILHDAKERAHNAGAKNVEDRAVEGAPVDALVNLAEEVKADLLVVGNVGLSTIAGRLLGSVPANVSRRAKVDVLIVHTTN; this comes from the coding sequence ATGAGCGCCTATCAAACCGTGGTGGTGGGGACGGACGGTTCGGATTCGTCGATGCGCGCGGTGGATCGGGCAGCAAAGATCGCGGGCGAAGACGCCACGCTGGTCATTGCCTCGGCGTACCTTCCCCACCACGATGACGCCCGCGCCGCCGACGTCCTCAAGGACGAGAGCTACAAGGTGACCGGCAGCGCCCCCATCTACGAGATCCTGCACGACGCCAAGGAGCGAGCACACAACGCCGGCGCGAAGAATGTCGAAGACCGTGCGGTCGAGGGTGCTCCGGTCGACGCGCTGGTCAACCTCGCCGAAGAAGTCAAAGCAGACCTGCTGGTGGTCGGCAACGTCGGTCTCAGCACCATCGCGGGCCGGCTACTGGGATCGGTGCCGGCCAACGTCTCGCGGCGGGCAAAAGTCGACGTGTTGATCGTGCACACCACGAACTAA